TTACGTGAGGCTAACGTACCCAAATTCTTAGCTATCACATTCGAAACACTATTTTCTCATCCCACAAACccatttctataaataaaatgtattgaaaaatactCACCAATCTATTCTTCGCAATTTCATCGAAAGATAAATACGAGAAAATGTTTTCTATCATAACAATTGGAAGACCCAGCAAATCAATCGACGCTTCCCCCATATTTATACAGTTCGATAGGAAAACTACAATTTATCTTAAACACACGTGAAAACGAATTTAATTGCAATgtttacacatttaaattaaaacaaagtggTTATAATTCGCGACGTTTCTTTAGATTCCATCATGATGCAGCGCGTCTATCACTATCGCACGTATTCGTAATTAGTATGCGTGAGCGagataaaaaatctgtaaactAATTTGACGTTTGCCATAAACGCGATCGCGCTTCACGCCGAAACGAAGACAAATGACGCCATCTATTATGTTTTAGGTGGATTAAAAACACAAAGGAGGAAAGGAATGTTGTTGCTGTCCTTTTCAAAATACGTCCTTTACACTTTTCTATGAAACATGAGGGTGGAATAATTTATTCTATctctataaaaaattaatagtaaTGCAATATAACAGAAACTGTTAAATACGTTCTTCAAAAATCACAATCACTACAAGACTTGTTACAAAGAAAGGTTCAGGTCAAATgaagtagatatttttcataattagtgtaaacataattaaataactggTAATTCTAGCATAATTTAAACGCCATCATTAAGTAAGTACTGATAAAAACTGATATGAGGTGAGTCGTATCAAGACATGTCTGGAAAGTATCGACAATCGGAGTTGTAAAAGATAAAGACGGATGTAGGTCATATTTCAGAGTCGTATTTTAAGATTGTTGCATCATAAGAACATCTTAATAGATTTGGGCATAAATCTTATGGACTAATAGGTATTTTTGGACGTAATAGAGATTAACTGtatagagaaataaataaaatatagtcgGGAAATCGAACCCGGGACCAAACAGGAAGTAGAAATAATCTTGTAAAAACATTTAGTGATTTTTATAAGAGTCggaattttataacattttttatacagGGAAAATAATACTACACAAATCTCGTAacaccaaatattttaataaaaaacataaacattaactGAATGTGGGGAGATCACAGTGTTTCTTCCTAACATGGAATCGTAGTGAAGTATTATACTTCGTTGCAAATGGGCACACTTCACATTTGAACCGTTTCTCCGTAGAATGCTTATATTTGTGTTGGACTAAGTTCGCTGGCAGTATTGTTGCATAATCACATTGATCACACATGTACCTCTTCTTGCCAGTTTCGTGAGCTTCCTCATGgtactttaaaatgtacttattcATCGTCTGGAATGGACACTGGCTGCATTGGAGTTTGACTCCCTGGTCTGCATGTTTCCGTCTATGCTTGTCCATTGCACCatcgtaaaatgttttgtatttacatCCAGCATAGTCACAGTGTATCGTCTCAGCATTCTTATGCCTCAACATATGCTGTGTTAAGCTAACCCTAATATTCGTTTTAAACTCACAGTATTTACACTGCATTTCTGTATCTGTGTGCAAAGTTTTTATGTGCTTCTGTAGCTCATTGCCTGGGAGAATTTCCCCGCATATTTGACACTGTGTCTCTTCAACGTTGTGATGATTTTGCTCGTAGTGCAACTTTAAATGCTCCCATGTCAAATATGTTTCCGGACACTTGGTGCATTGGAAACAGTCTTTAATATCtaaatcttcatttttaatcgacacttctttttcttctttcagTTCATCTTCTGGCCGACCGTGAACACCATTTATATGCCTACATAATTCAAATTCATCTTTGAATGTCTCGTTACATTGATCACATTTCTGTGTCTGAGTATTAAAATGATTGGCATTGGGATGCTTAAATACTATATGTCGTCGATAACTCTCTTTCGCTTTGAacacttttttacaaaattggCAAGTGTAGGAGACTTTTAAATGCACTTTCATGAAATGCGGTTTCAATTGCCGTTTATCATGGAAACCCTCATTGCATATATTGCAGAACACGGTTTTTGCCGCATCTATTTTGTGTGTACATCTTAAATGCTTTGCTAAGCCTCCTTGGGATGCAAAAATGAAGCCGCAGATATGACACTCCTTGATAACTTTTATATGAGAATGGTTTAAGTACATTTCTCGTGTGTCAAACTGTTTATTACACACGACGCAGTGGGATCCCTTATCATGTTTTCTCCTAACATGTCTCTTGAGGCTCTCAATCTTGTCATAAGACAAGTTACAAATTCTACACTTCAACCGAAAGTCTTCTTTCAACGCGTTATGTTTTCTCTCATATGCAGTTTAAGGAAGTTTACAGAAGAGAAGACTAGAGGGCATTCCTTACACGTGATCTCACCAGTTTGCTCATTCTTACAGCTTTCCAAATAAGCATCAGTTACGTTATCTTGTTTCATGCTCTCATCCGACACATGATGCTTCCTCTGGACGTGTCTCGCATAGGTTTCCCGTTTCGTGAATATTTTTGGACAGAATGGGCAGTTGAACCATTGACTGATTTCTGGCTTCTTATTATTTGGAGTGTTTACGTTGTATATGGACTATGAGACTTCTATACTTATCGTAGGTTAGTCCGCAGTCTTCGCAGACGTGTTTGAATGATTCCTGGAAGGAGCCATGTTTCCTTCTCATATGCATTCGTAGCCGAGGCATGCCTTTGAAGACGAGCGCACAAATTTCGCAAGTCCGTTCCTCCCGATCATCGGGCATGGAGTTAGGTCCGTGTTTCCTCTTAATATGAGCAACTAAACTGTTCTTCATTTCGTAGGACATGTTACAGTAATCACAGACATTGTTTGAATGACTTCCTGAATGCTTTGTGTTTTCGTTTCTGATGCATGCGTAACGTTTTCTGTGATTGAAAGACTAAGTGGGCAAACTTTGCAGACGTGTTGTTGGTGCCTTTTGAGGTAGACTCCCAAATTCAGGGTAGCTGACGTCTTGAGTAGCGAGTTGTTGATGACACTCTCGAATGTTAGAAGGACGGCCTCATGGTTGTGAGGTTCGATTTTTACTGCTGGTTCCTGACTGTCTTCACTGTGAGGACCTTCTACCATCAAGCCGCTGTTGTCTGCaaactgaaaagaaataaatacttcggattaataaatgaattgtcAAACATTGCACAACGCACAgcagtaaatttataataaaaactggaTGTTGTGTgtcgtatattttttatgacggCAATATGAACAAATACATAGTAGGAGACCCTGAATTACCGAAGTTCTTGAAATTAGAGGAGGTACTGGTCTTTCGCGGGGCAATTgatgtttgtgtatgttttataatatgaccTTTACGGTCCAACCAGGCAGAAATAGCGTAATCTTTCAAACAATCTGTAATAAAATGAGCTCTCGAAGCTACCAGATCAtaattttcgtaatattttcaaaatttcttttgtataaaaatttgaaaatgcataattttatttaaaaaaatagttcggCGCATAAAGAAACTAAATGTTGTCGGTATTATTGTTTTCGCAAATAAAACACCAGTGAGAAACATACAGACACAACatacaatacaaacattataaattggTCTCAACTGCCTGgctgagaaaaaaatacaataataagttGTCCCGCGCGGTGTCGAACGACATTAGTAGCGGTAGATGAATGTTGCCATTGGCTGTTAACTGGGACGGTAATGAAATTTGAGCAAActagtgaaatataaaaaaacaataaattctttGATTGAGCGATACTAAATGCACAGCCAAATTCACAAGAAAACATGCTgtctttacatttaaaataaatcaaaacaatactATATTGCTGTACCATGACAATTAATCAAATGTTCGTCCTAAATAGTACATCGTTGTAATATCTCCGAAATAATAGTTGAGTTTTTATAAGGCTGGTTTGTTAGAGATTATGACACGAGGCAACAGAGAACCATATATGCCatcaagaataaaaaataattatataaacatttttgtatgctgcacatatttctttaatttttcgTGTAATCACATGTGTTCATAGAAAAGCCaacaaatactacaaaaatTGACTATTTATGTTAAGCCAGGTAAATCTACCATTGACTCGTGCACAAACTGATTTAGATACTTACATCATTGAAATCTAATTCCACCTCTATATTCTCAACCTTTATGTTAACTCTGGGTCTATAATGATTGTTGGCTCAAGTTTGACATCCATTGTATTATCAATATCCTTAAACGGGTCTTCCTGaactttcttcttcttctttttcttcttcttgatTTCATAGGACATTGGTTCCTCAGGTAAAAATGAGGTAGGATCTTTTCTTGCATCTACATTATCTTCTATCTTAATTTTTATGTCTAAATCTGCCATTTTgtctaatatttattacaacctGAAATTAGGGAAACggttttgttattatatattttttggagtAGGCTGTgtgtggaaggatttgggggaggcctttgcccagcagtgggacacagtaggctagagaGAGAAGGAGAAGGCTGTGCCCAGCAATTTACTGTGATAGGTTGAGTGGGTTATACATTGATAATCAACAAACATTGATTCTCGTTTGTGTTTCCAAGTTTGTGTAAAATTGTCATTTATCCTAAATGATACTCCACTTGGCAATGAAATAAATGTGACCAGAGAAGATACTCTTTTAAAGAGACTATGACAAATGGGTTGTATggtaaaatttttgattttcatttctttaagtAGTCataagttgttttgttttgcaagACCTCTTCTGGATGGTATGTAGGTGGACCACTACATGTtccaaataaattcaattagattttctttatttattccataaaatTCTTATTGTATGGTATCAtaggtattattttcaaaacatgaTTCCAATAAGaattttttggaataaataaagaaaatttacgtTACATTgtgataaagtataaaaaaaaaaacaaaataa
The window above is part of the Trichoplusia ni isolate ovarian cell line Hi5 chromosome 11, tn1, whole genome shotgun sequence genome. Proteins encoded here:
- the LOC113498474 gene encoding zinc finger protein 2-like translates to MYLNHSHIKVIKECHICGFIFASQGGLAKHLRCTHKIDAAKTVFCNICNEGFHDKRQLKPHFMKVHLKVSYTCQFCKKVFKAKESYRRHIVFKHPNANHFNTQTQKCDQCNETFKDEFELCRHINGVHGRPEDELKEEKEVSIKNEDLDIKDCFQCTKCPETYLTWEHLKLHYEQNHHNVEETQCQICGEILPGNELQKHIKTLHTDTEMQCKYCEFKTNIRVSLTQHMLRHKNAETIHCDYAGCKYKTFYDGAMDKHRRKHADQGVKLQCSQCPFQTMNKYILKYHEEAHETGKKRYMCDQCDYATILPANLVQHKYKHSTEKRFKCEVCPFATKYNTSLRFHVRKKHCDLPTFS